The following coding sequences are from one Carassius gibelio isolate Cgi1373 ecotype wild population from Czech Republic chromosome B7, carGib1.2-hapl.c, whole genome shotgun sequence window:
- the fgf3 gene encoding fibroblast growth factor 3, producing the protein MVIILLLLLLSSLDPSLQESLASALTRTPRAPCVRGQACDPRQRRDAGGRGGVYEHLGGAPRRRKLYCATKYHLQIHPNGKIDGSLDENSPFSILEITAVDVGVVAIKGLFSGRYLAMNEKGRLYASEVFNRECEFLERIHELGYNTYASRHHATTQPPPTGSGAGGSKRRASSKRQWYVSINGKGRPRRGFKTRSTDKASLFLPRVLGNKDHEMVRKLRESQRHQAGSHRASVGRAERRRRRHRGSKGHSRRADITHSLDTDGEEIH; encoded by the exons ATGGTTataattctgctcttgttgttaCTGAGCTCCTTGGATCCGAGTTTACAGGAATCGCTGGCTTCGGCGCTGACCAGGACCCCAAGGGCGCCCTGTGTCAGGGGCCAGGCGTGTGACCCAAGGCAGCGGCGAGATGCTGGTGGACGCGGCGGGGTTTACGAGCACCTCGGAGGAGCTCCAAGACGCAGGAAACTGTACTGCGCCACAAAATATCACTTGCAAATTCACCCGAACGGGAAAATAGACGGATCCCTTGATGAAAACAGCCCTTTCA GTATACTCGAGATCACAGCTGTGGATGTCGGTGTTGTGGCGATAAAAGGCCTGTTTTCTGGAAGATACCTGGCAATGAATGAGAAAGGACGTCTGTATGCTTCA GAAGTCTTCAACCGAGAGTGTGAGTTTCTGGAGCGCATTCATGAGCTAGGCTACAACACCTATGCATCACGGCACCATGCTACCACCCAGCCCCCACCAACAGGGTCCGGGGCAGGGGGCAGCAAGCGGCGTGCCAGTTCTAAGAGGCAGTGGTACGTGTCCATCAATGGGAAGGGCCGGCCCAGGAGGGGGTTTAAGACACGGAGCACGGATAAAGCTTCCCTCTTCCTGCCCCGTGTTCTGGGCAACAAGGACCATGAGATGGTGCGCAAGCTCAGAGAGAGCCAGCGGCACCAGGCCGGCTCTCACAGAGCCTCTGTGGGTCGGGCAGAACGCAGAAGACGACGCCACAGGGGCTCCAAGGGCCACAGCAGAAGGGCTGACATTACACACTCTCTTGACACAGATGGAGAAGAGATCCACTGA